One Vitis vinifera cultivar Pinot Noir 40024 chromosome 8, ASM3070453v1 genomic window carries:
- the LOC100242535 gene encoding acyl carrier protein 2, mitochondrial, whose protein sequence is MQGVGGGIGGLRRCWAQWSRAGCLNSSSKRGATVLGFMGGARVFSQSAAAASSPSSLLEKEEVTSRIIHLLKSTPFIDPSKVSPTASFKNDLQLDMLDNVEVMMAVEEEFAVDIPDTEANKISTAAHLIDYISTHPQAK, encoded by the exons atGCAAGGTGTTGGAGGTGGAATTGGAGGGCTGAGACGTTGTTGGGCTCAATGGAGTCGAGCAGGTTGCTTAAACAGCAGCAGCAAAAGAGGGGCAACTGTGCTAGGGTTTATGGGAGGAGCTAGGGTTTTCTCGCAATCAGCAGCTGCAGCTTCCTCGCCCTCCTCTTTATTGGAAAAGGAGGAGGTCACTTCTCGCATTATCCATCTCCTCAAATCCACCCCTTTTATTGATCCCTCCAAG GTTAGTCCAACAGCTAGTTTCAAGAATGACTTACAACTAGATATGTTAGACAACGTGGAAGTAATGATGGCTGTGGAAGAAGAATTTGCGGTCGACATCCCTGACACTGAAGCAAACAAAATTTCAACCGCAGCTCATCTCATAGACTATATCTCAACCCATCCACAAGCCAAATGA
- the LOC100249475 gene encoding probable purple acid phosphatase 20 translates to MVGADKMRITWVTKDETPAEVHYGTAQGQLGSSATGSTRSYKYVVYTSGTIHDVVIGPLNANTVYYYRCGSSGPEFSFKTPPSQFPIRIAVAGDFGQTEWTKSTLDHISKSNYDLLLLAGDLSYADFYQPLWDSFGRLVEPLASQRPWMTATGNHDVEKIIVVHPEKCTSYNARWHMPFEESGSTSNLYYSFEVAGVHVVVLGSYSDFGSDSDQYKWLQADLGKVDRKRTPWLVVMLHAPWYNSNSAHQGEEESDGMRDSMEEILYKARVDVVFAGHVHAYERFDRVYQGKTDKCGPVYITIGDGGNREGLATKYIDPKPDISLFREASFGHGQLNVVDGNTMEWTWHRNDDDQSVASDSVTLKSLATEPGCN, encoded by the exons ATGGTTGGAGCAGACAAGATGAGAATAACATGGGTGACCAAGGATGAAACTCCTGCAGAAGTACATTATGGGACAGCTCAAGGCCAACTTGGCAGCTCTGCCACCGGGAGTACCCGTTCATACAAGTATGTCGTGTACACATCGGGCACAATTCACGATGTGGTCATTGGACCATTGAACGCAAATACTGTATATTATTACCGCTGTGGCTCCTCCGGTCCCGAATTCAGCTTCAAAACCCCACCTTCTCAGTTCCCCATCAGAATTGCAGTTGCAG GTGATTTTGGACAGACGGAATGGACGAAGTCCACCCTGGACCACATATCCAAATCCAACTACGACTTGCTTCTTCTGGCCGGAGACTTGTCATACGCAGATTTTTATCAGCCATTGTGGGACTCTTTTGGGCGGCTGGTTGAGCCCCTGGCTAGCCAGAGGCCTTGGATGACCGCGACAGGCAACCACGACGTTGAGAAAATCATCGTTGTCCACCCGGAGAAGTGCACATCCTACAATGCAAGATGGCACATGCCCTTTGAGGAGAGTGGCTCTACTTCGAACCTCTATTATTCCTTTGAAGTTGCCGGAGTTCATGTGGTGGTGTTGGGATCATACAGTGACTTTGGCTCAGACTCCGACCAGTACAAGTGGCTTCAAGCGGATTTGGGGAAAGTTGATCGGAAGAGAACCCCCTGGCTGGTGGTGATGCTCCATGCCCCATGGTACAACTCTAATTCCGCTCATCAGGGTGAGGAAGAATCAGATGGAATGAGAGACTCCATGGAAGAAATACTTTATAAAGCTCGAGTGGATGTCGTCTTTGCTGGCCACGTCCATGCTTATGAGCGCTTT GACCGAGTTTATCAAGGCAAAACTGACAAGTGTGGTCCCGTCTATATAACCATTGGGGACGGCGGCAACAGAGAAGGCCTTGCGACCAA GTACATTGACCCAAAACCCGATATTTCACTCTTCAGAGAGGCGAGCTTTGGACATGGGCAGTTGAATGTGGTGGACGGGAACACGATGGAGTGGACGTGGCATAGGAATGATGATGACCAATCTGTTGCTTCGGACTCCGTCACGTTGAAAAGCCTCGCAACTGAACCAGGCTGCAACTAA
- the LOC100244320 gene encoding probable purple acid phosphatase 20 isoform X1, whose product MAVRTWFSLLALAMVVIQLIGTGMAYERPPARKMYIVLDDEDQDPTHPDQVRISMAGADKMRITWMTKDETPAEVHYGTVQGELGSSATGSTRSYKYATYTSGTIHDVLIGPLNANTVYYYRCGSSGPEFSFKTPPSQFPIRLAVAGDFGQTEWTKSTLDHISKSNYDLLLLAGDLSYADFYQPLWDSFGRLVEPLASQRPWMTATGNHDVEKIIVVHPEKFTSYNARWHMPFEESGSTSNLYYSFEVAGVHVVVLGSYTDFGSDSDQYKWLQADLGKVDRKRTPWLVVMLHAPWYNSNSAHQGEEESDGMRDSMEEILYKARVDVVFAGHVHAYERFDRVYQGKTDKCGPVYITIGDGGNREGLATKYNDPKPDISLFREASFGHGQLNVVDENTMEWTWHRNDDDQSVAADSVKLKSLATEPGCN is encoded by the exons ATGGCGGTTAGGACGTGGTTTAGTTTACTGGCATTGGCCATGGTGGTTATACAACTAATTGGGACTGGTATGGCGTATGAACGCCCACCGGCCCGGAAAATGTATATCGTCCTTGACGACGAAGATCAGGATCCCACTCATCCGGACCAG GTGCGTATATCTATGGCTGGAGCAGACAAGATGAGAATAACATGGATGACCAAGGATGAAACTCCTGCAGAGGTACATTATGGTACAGTTCAAGGAGAACTTGGCAGCTCTGCCACCGGGAGTACCCGTTCATACAAGTATGCCACGTACACATCGGGCACAATTCACGATGTGCTCATTGGACCACTGAACGCAAATACTGTATATTACTACCGCTGTGGCTCCTCCGGTCCCGAATTCAGCTTCAAAACCCCACCTTCTCAGTTCCCCATCAGACTTGCAGTTGCAG GTGATTTTGGACAGACGGAATGGACAAAGTCGACCCTGGACCACATATCCAAATCCAACTACGACTTGCTTCTTCTGGCCGGAGACTTGTCATACGCAGATTTTTATCAGCCATTGTGGGACTCTTTTGGGCGGCTGGTTGAGCCCCTGGCTAGCCAGAGGCCTTGGATGACCGCGACAGGCAACCACGATGTTGAGAAAATCATCGTTGTCCACCCGGAGAAGTTCACATCCTACAATGCAAGATGGCACATGCCCTTTGAGGAGAGTGGCTCTACTTCGAACCTCTATTATTCCTTTGAAGTTGCCGGAGTTCACGTGGTGGTGTTGGGATCCTACACTGACTTTGGCTCAGACTCCGACCAGTACAAGTGGCTTCAAGCGGATTTGGGGAAAGTTGATCGGAAGAGAACCCCCTGGCTGGTGGTGATGCTCCATGCCCCATGGTACAACTCCAATTCCGCTCATCAGGGTGAGGAAGAATCAGATGGAATGAGAGACTCCATGGAAGAAATACTTTATAAAGCTCGAGTGGATGTCGTCTTTGCTGGCCACGTCCATGCTTATGAGCGCTTT GACCGAGTTTATCAAGGCAAAACTGACAAGTGTGGTCCAGTCTATATAACCATTGGGGACGGCGGCAACAGAGAAGGCCTTGCGACTAA GTACAATGACCCAAAACCCGATATTTCACTCTTCAGAGAGGCGAGCTTTGGACATGGGCAGTTGAATGTGGTGGACGAGAACACGATGGAGTGGACGTGGCATAGGAATGATGATGACCAATCAGTTGCCGCAGACTCCGTCAAGTTGAAAAGCCTCGCAACTGAACCAGGCTGTAACTAA
- the LOC100244320 gene encoding probable purple acid phosphatase 20 isoform X2 yields MAGADKMRITWMTKDETPAEVHYGTVQGELGSSATGSTRSYKYATYTSGTIHDVLIGPLNANTVYYYRCGSSGPEFSFKTPPSQFPIRLAVAGDFGQTEWTKSTLDHISKSNYDLLLLAGDLSYADFYQPLWDSFGRLVEPLASQRPWMTATGNHDVEKIIVVHPEKFTSYNARWHMPFEESGSTSNLYYSFEVAGVHVVVLGSYTDFGSDSDQYKWLQADLGKVDRKRTPWLVVMLHAPWYNSNSAHQGEEESDGMRDSMEEILYKARVDVVFAGHVHAYERFDRVYQGKTDKCGPVYITIGDGGNREGLATKYNDPKPDISLFREASFGHGQLNVVDENTMEWTWHRNDDDQSVAADSVKLKSLATEPGCN; encoded by the exons ATGGCTGGAGCAGACAAGATGAGAATAACATGGATGACCAAGGATGAAACTCCTGCAGAGGTACATTATGGTACAGTTCAAGGAGAACTTGGCAGCTCTGCCACCGGGAGTACCCGTTCATACAAGTATGCCACGTACACATCGGGCACAATTCACGATGTGCTCATTGGACCACTGAACGCAAATACTGTATATTACTACCGCTGTGGCTCCTCCGGTCCCGAATTCAGCTTCAAAACCCCACCTTCTCAGTTCCCCATCAGACTTGCAGTTGCAG GTGATTTTGGACAGACGGAATGGACAAAGTCGACCCTGGACCACATATCCAAATCCAACTACGACTTGCTTCTTCTGGCCGGAGACTTGTCATACGCAGATTTTTATCAGCCATTGTGGGACTCTTTTGGGCGGCTGGTTGAGCCCCTGGCTAGCCAGAGGCCTTGGATGACCGCGACAGGCAACCACGATGTTGAGAAAATCATCGTTGTCCACCCGGAGAAGTTCACATCCTACAATGCAAGATGGCACATGCCCTTTGAGGAGAGTGGCTCTACTTCGAACCTCTATTATTCCTTTGAAGTTGCCGGAGTTCACGTGGTGGTGTTGGGATCCTACACTGACTTTGGCTCAGACTCCGACCAGTACAAGTGGCTTCAAGCGGATTTGGGGAAAGTTGATCGGAAGAGAACCCCCTGGCTGGTGGTGATGCTCCATGCCCCATGGTACAACTCCAATTCCGCTCATCAGGGTGAGGAAGAATCAGATGGAATGAGAGACTCCATGGAAGAAATACTTTATAAAGCTCGAGTGGATGTCGTCTTTGCTGGCCACGTCCATGCTTATGAGCGCTTT GACCGAGTTTATCAAGGCAAAACTGACAAGTGTGGTCCAGTCTATATAACCATTGGGGACGGCGGCAACAGAGAAGGCCTTGCGACTAA GTACAATGACCCAAAACCCGATATTTCACTCTTCAGAGAGGCGAGCTTTGGACATGGGCAGTTGAATGTGGTGGACGAGAACACGATGGAGTGGACGTGGCATAGGAATGATGATGACCAATCAGTTGCCGCAGACTCCGTCAAGTTGAAAAGCCTCGCAACTGAACCAGGCTGTAACTAA